A window from Methylocystis sp. MJC1 encodes these proteins:
- a CDS encoding RrF2 family transcriptional regulator has translation MLTKKGKYGLKAMVHLAQSEPGRPVPVLEISEKQKIPKKFLDAILCELRNAGFVHSKMGKGGGYALSRPASEITVGELVRAIDGPLAPVPCASKTRYRRCEDCFDENTCAVRRIMQRAQEALSNVLDNCSLQEMGDRAKNNAEALFFDI, from the coding sequence GTGCTGACGAAAAAAGGAAAATATGGCCTCAAGGCCATGGTGCATCTGGCGCAGTCGGAGCCCGGCCGCCCGGTCCCGGTGCTGGAGATTTCCGAAAAGCAAAAAATTCCGAAAAAATTCCTCGACGCTATCCTTTGCGAGCTGCGAAACGCGGGATTCGTCCATTCGAAGATGGGGAAGGGCGGCGGCTACGCTTTATCGCGCCCGGCAAGCGAGATTACCGTCGGCGAGCTCGTGCGCGCGATCGACGGGCCTTTGGCGCCCGTTCCTTGCGCAAGCAAGACGCGCTATCGGCGCTGTGAAGATTGCTTCGACGAAAACACCTGCGCCGTGCGCAGGATCATGCAGCGGGCCCAGGAAGCGTTGTCGAACGTGCTCGACAATTGTTCTCTTCAAGAAATGGGCGACCGGGCGAAAAACAACGCCGAAGCGCTCTTTTTCGATATCTGA